In bacterium, a single window of DNA contains:
- a CDS encoding T9SS type A sorting domain-containing protein, with protein sequence MQRNRLSILLGALLAASVAQAQWQPVPSPSDRVFTFALSGTRLFAGSEDSGLWLSTNGGASFQAYPTGLPEMAYDIRALEVRQDTLWAAILGGGVCRSVDGGTIWISFNEGFETQAFAAGVVVMGDTVYAAIEWAPGLQPSGVYKTAVQQANWRRSGTGFPTGLSGITAVAVTESGVMLVGATLGGSSGHLQVSLDRGATWQNRSLAGVQGVLSLAVAGETIYAGTTSGLYVSLDSAKTWQSVGTELQNAVVDDLLLFNQTLYAAVDGVGVVASANGGASWNVLTGNLPISGDFVSAIFIHQGRLFAGLSASHGVWSRPLPATGVDDGAQMPGAITLLRNYPNPFNPATTISFQLAQPAAVTLKVYNLLGREVATLVNRELKPAGANAVAFEARGLASGVYFYRLTAGSQTKTQRMVLAR encoded by the coding sequence ATGCAACGAAATCGTTTGAGTATTTTGCTCGGCGCACTGCTGGCCGCGAGCGTGGCGCAGGCGCAATGGCAACCGGTGCCATCGCCATCTGACCGCGTCTTTACTTTTGCGCTGAGCGGCACACGGCTTTTTGCCGGCAGTGAAGACAGTGGCTTGTGGCTCAGCACCAATGGTGGCGCGAGTTTTCAGGCCTATCCCACCGGCCTGCCGGAGATGGCCTATGACATCCGGGCGTTGGAAGTCCGGCAGGACACATTGTGGGCCGCCATTCTTGGCGGCGGTGTGTGCCGCAGCGTTGACGGCGGTACGATCTGGATCAGCTTCAACGAGGGTTTTGAAACCCAGGCCTTTGCCGCCGGCGTCGTCGTGATGGGCGACACCGTGTATGCCGCCATCGAATGGGCGCCGGGGTTGCAGCCGAGCGGTGTTTACAAAACTGCCGTGCAGCAGGCGAACTGGCGGCGCAGCGGCACAGGATTTCCAACCGGGCTTTCGGGGATCACTGCGGTGGCCGTGACGGAATCAGGCGTCATGTTGGTGGGCGCGACGCTGGGCGGCAGCAGCGGCCATTTGCAGGTCAGCTTGGATCGCGGCGCAACCTGGCAAAATCGCAGCCTTGCGGGTGTGCAGGGCGTGCTGTCGCTGGCCGTGGCGGGTGAGACCATCTACGCCGGCACCACTTCCGGACTTTACGTCTCGCTTGATTCCGCCAAGACCTGGCAGAGCGTGGGCACGGAATTGCAGAATGCCGTGGTGGATGATTTGTTGTTGTTCAACCAAACGCTTTATGCCGCGGTGGATGGCGTGGGCGTGGTTGCCTCTGCGAACGGCGGCGCGAGTTGGAACGTGCTCACCGGCAATCTGCCGATCAGCGGCGATTTCGTGAGCGCGATTTTCATTCATCAAGGCAGGCTGTTTGCCGGCCTTTCAGCCAGCCACGGCGTTTGGAGCCGGCCGCTGCCTGCGACCGGCGTGGATGACGGCGCGCAGATGCCGGGCGCGATCACGTTGCTGCGGAACTATCCCAATCCTTTCAATCCCGCCACCACCATCTCATTCCAGTTGGCGCAGCCCGCGGCGGTGACACTGAAGGTCTACAATCTGCTCGGCAGGGAAGTGGCGACGTTGGTGAATCGCGAGCTTAAGCCTGCCGGCGCCAATGCCGTGGCATTCGAGGCGCGGGGCCTGGCCAGCGGCGTCTATTTCTACCGCTTGACGGCCGGCAGCCAGACCAAAACGCAACGCATGGTGCTGGCGCGCTAG
- a CDS encoding toll/interleukin-1 receptor domain-containing protein has protein sequence MPNDFKYDVFLSHSAKDKSIVRELANRLKNDKLRVWFDEWELKPGDSIPAKIEEGLESSRVLVLCMSANAFGSDWAQLEAGTCRFRNPLNQERRFIPLRLDDAPIKGSLAQFLYINWLSQDREQQYPKLLEAKAASEQVAEKTIQLA, from the coding sequence ATGCCCAACGATTTCAAATACGACGTCTTCCTCAGCCACAGCGCGAAGGACAAATCGATTGTTCGCGAGTTGGCAAACCGGCTGAAGAATGACAAGCTGCGCGTCTGGTTCGACGAGTGGGAGCTGAAGCCCGGCGACAGCATTCCGGCGAAGATTGAGGAGGGGCTGGAAAGCTCGCGCGTGCTCGTGCTCTGCATGTCGGCAAATGCGTTCGGCTCCGACTGGGCGCAGTTGGAGGCCGGCACCTGCCGGTTTCGCAACCCGCTGAACCAGGAGCGCCGCTTCATTCCCCTGCGGCTCGATGACGCTCCCATCAAAGGTTCGCTGGCGCAATTCCTTTACATCAACTGGCTCTCGCAAGACCGTGAGCAGCAATATCCGAAGCTGCTCGAAGCAAAAGCCGCGAGCGAGCAGGTTGCAGAAAAGACCATTCAACTCGCATAA
- a CDS encoding DUF2652 domain-containing protein codes for MKTESVVLIIADISGYTRFMLDHQKALVHSQMVISELLNLLVQQAGPPLEVVELEGDAVFMYAAKAEQAVARKKIGAQLLEFFAVFRRKTEELQAYSMCFCNACRNIAKLKLKIVVHSGEAVFSKIGQFNRLSGVDVITVHRLLKNSVAAREYLLATESAMADLEFPEPLEMIATEEAYDVGALKTCAYLPAAGRPVAAHKTAARPLFPSHVGREILRYEIRREYSEVANTPGKGFHFHTGGALAQMLDYEAHWCNTIPAPAVASFAGTGNPFAVGEIRRGDHVLDVGSGAGFDSLIAAHLVGPSGRVVGVDMTPAMLHKARAAATAAGLRQVEFKEGYAESLPLPDAWADVVISNGAINLCPDKPAVFREMYRVLKPGGRLQIADLVVRKAISEKAKKNIDLWTG; via the coding sequence ATGAAAACTGAAAGCGTTGTGCTGATCATCGCGGATATCAGCGGCTATACCCGTTTCATGCTCGATCATCAGAAAGCATTGGTGCACAGCCAGATGGTGATCAGTGAGCTGCTCAATCTGCTGGTGCAACAAGCCGGGCCCCCGCTCGAAGTCGTCGAGTTGGAAGGCGACGCCGTGTTCATGTATGCTGCGAAAGCGGAGCAGGCCGTCGCTCGCAAGAAGATCGGCGCGCAACTGCTCGAATTCTTCGCCGTCTTCCGGAGGAAAACCGAGGAGTTGCAGGCGTACAGCATGTGCTTCTGCAATGCCTGCCGGAACATCGCCAAGTTGAAGCTGAAGATCGTGGTGCACAGTGGCGAGGCGGTGTTCAGCAAGATCGGCCAGTTCAACCGCCTGTCCGGCGTCGATGTCATCACCGTGCACCGGCTGTTGAAGAATTCGGTGGCCGCGCGGGAATACCTCCTGGCGACCGAGTCCGCCATGGCTGACCTCGAGTTTCCCGAACCGCTCGAGATGATCGCGACCGAGGAAGCGTACGATGTCGGTGCCCTCAAGACCTGTGCGTATTTGCCGGCTGCCGGCCGGCCGGTGGCGGCTCACAAAACAGCGGCGCGGCCGCTTTTCCCTTCGCACGTCGGGCGCGAAATTTTGCGCTATGAAATCCGGCGGGAATATTCCGAAGTCGCCAACACGCCCGGCAAAGGCTTTCACTTTCATACCGGCGGCGCGCTGGCGCAGATGCTCGACTATGAGGCGCATTGGTGCAACACGATTCCAGCGCCGGCGGTTGCCTCTTTCGCGGGCACCGGCAATCCTTTCGCCGTGGGCGAGATTCGTCGCGGTGATCACGTCCTCGATGTGGGGTCCGGCGCCGGCTTCGACAGCCTGATTGCCGCGCACCTGGTGGGCCCATCCGGGCGGGTGGTTGGCGTGGATATGACCCCGGCGATGTTGCACAAAGCCCGGGCCGCGGCCACTGCGGCCGGATTGCGTCAGGTCGAGTTCAAAGAAGGCTATGCAGAGTCGCTGCCGCTTCCCGACGCCTGGGCCGATGTCGTCATCTCCAATGGCGCCATCAATCTCTGCCCGGACAAGCCGGCAGTCTTCCGTGAGATGTATCGTGTGCTCAAGCCGGGTGGCCGCCTGCAGATTGCCGATCTCGTCGTGCGAAAAGCCATATCGGAGAAGGCGAAAAAGAACATCGACCTGTGGACCGGCTGA
- a CDS encoding c-type cytochrome has product MKKNLLIAVAAVLAAQFMGCESKPQEVNQAKIDLVARGKYLVNTGLCHDCHSPKVFTAHGEPIPDSTRLLAGHPAELPYPNWTPADLQKRNFITAASPMLTAWAGPWGVSFAANLTPDTSTGIGEWTEESFIRTLRSGKHQGYPNGRDILPPMPWQFIGQKSDEDLKAIWAYLRSLPPVKNQVPFPVPPGQEVSMAK; this is encoded by the coding sequence ATGAAAAAAAATCTTCTCATAGCGGTTGCGGCTGTGCTGGCGGCGCAGTTCATGGGCTGCGAAAGCAAGCCGCAGGAAGTGAACCAGGCGAAAATCGATCTGGTGGCGCGCGGCAAGTATCTGGTGAACACCGGCCTCTGCCATGATTGCCATTCGCCGAAAGTGTTCACTGCGCACGGCGAGCCGATACCGGATTCGACGCGGCTGCTCGCCGGCCATCCGGCCGAGTTGCCTTATCCCAACTGGACGCCGGCAGATTTGCAGAAGCGCAATTTCATCACGGCCGCCAGTCCCATGCTCACGGCGTGGGCCGGCCCCTGGGGCGTGAGCTTCGCCGCCAATCTCACGCCGGACACCAGCACCGGCATCGGCGAATGGACGGAGGAATCCTTCATCCGCACGTTGCGCAGCGGCAAACATCAAGGCTATCCCAATGGCCGCGATATTCTGCCGCCGATGCCGTGGCAGTTTATCGGGCAAAAGAGCGACGAGGATCTCAAGGCCATTTGGGCGTACCTGCGCAGCCTGCCGCCGGTGAAAAACCAAGTGCCGTTTCCGGTGCCGCCCGGCCAGGAGGTGTCGATGGCGAAGTGA
- a CDS encoding toll/interleukin-1 receptor domain-containing protein, translating to MPNDFKYDVFLSHSAKDKSIVRELANMLKNDRLRVWFDEWELMPGDSIPAKIEEGLENSRVLVLCMSANTFGSDWAQLEAGTFRFRDPLNKERRFIPLRLDDAPVKSSLAQFLHIDWLSQDREQEYAKLIEACRPPAKPQAIETETSQDLAMVQSISVRHLADSEETMIKLCVHKARFVNSETEFYFINVTNLSPAREVEVTHVWFDGERQIAVLQSDRPLPKRLRLDETWETRIECFRIPEQARETAYTMFRARLSTGEVFSSEKNVSVPQMGFSPGAQIDKSEPEHALAIKIHKPRMKFSTFGVERIKTEFQCVFHNEGRKPIALVESHLVIKFDIPLSNGMQELRLDLYSYKDLRNAHQEKTIGGHHLILDPNTIENLSLKFYLNTELKTHEMNALRDELNGTKDFVFIIYAIDIEDRVYQSMPTRVSER from the coding sequence ATGCCGAACGATTTCAAATACGACGTCTTCCTCAGCCACAGCGCGAAGGACAAATCGATTGTTCGCGAGTTGGCAAACATGCTGAAGAATGACAGGCTGCGCGTGTGGTTCGACGAGTGGGAGCTGATGCCCGGTGACAGCATTCCGGCGAAGATCGAGGAAGGGCTGGAGAACTCCCGCGTGCTCGTCCTCTGCATGTCGGCGAATACGTTTGGCTCCGACTGGGCGCAGTTGGAGGCCGGCACGTTCCGGTTTCGCGACCCGCTAAACAAGGAGCGCCGCTTCATTCCCCTACGGCTCGACGACGCCCCCGTCAAAAGCTCGCTGGCGCAATTCCTTCACATCGACTGGCTCTCGCAAGACCGCGAGCAGGAGTATGCGAAGCTCATCGAAGCTTGCCGACCGCCAGCGAAGCCACAGGCGATAGAAACCGAAACTAGCCAGGACCTTGCGATGGTCCAATCGATATCAGTGAGACATCTCGCTGATTCCGAGGAAACAATGATAAAACTATGTGTTCATAAAGCCAGATTTGTCAATAGTGAAACCGAGTTCTACTTCATCAATGTTACGAATCTATCACCTGCGCGAGAAGTTGAAGTGACCCATGTTTGGTTTGACGGTGAGCGTCAAATTGCAGTTCTTCAGTCCGATAGACCGCTGCCGAAAAGGCTGAGATTGGACGAAACTTGGGAAACTCGAATCGAATGTTTCAGAATTCCTGAACAAGCTAGGGAAACCGCCTATACGATGTTCAGAGCTAGGCTTTCTACGGGTGAAGTCTTCAGCTCAGAAAAGAACGTTAGTGTGCCTCAAATGGGTTTTTCTCCAGGAGCTCAAATTGACAAAAGCGAACCGGAACATGCGCTTGCGATTAAGATTCACAAACCACGTATGAAGTTCAGTACTTTCGGGGTTGAGAGAATCAAAACTGAATTTCAGTGTGTATTTCATAATGAGGGGAGAAAACCAATTGCTTTGGTCGAGTCACATCTGGTCATCAAATTTGACATTCCCTTGAGTAATGGTATGCAAGAACTCCGGCTCGATTTGTACTCATACAAGGATCTACGCAATGCACATCAAGAGAAGACAATTGGAGGCCACCATTTGATTCTTGACCCGAACACAATTGAAAACCTTTCGTTGAAGTTCTATCTGAACACCGAACTTAAGACACATGAAATGAATGCGTTGCGCGATGAGCTAAACGGAACAAAAGATTTTGTTTTTATCATTTATGCCATCGATATTGAAGATCGCGTTTACCAGTCAATGCCAACCAGAGTTTCTGAACGTTGA
- a CDS encoding MmcQ/YjbR family DNA-binding protein: MKPPTKKLHSATSQTHLQRVRRICASLPGSTEKLSHGEPTFFVAKKVFCMFADDHHHDGHLAVWLPAPIGIQEMVIAASPEKYFKPPYVGVRGWIGVELARVKDRELDFLIRQAWRMIAPKKLQAALRSPGSGLDQKKTAKAQSAPRRRKN; encoded by the coding sequence ATGAAGCCTCCAACAAAAAAACTTCACTCTGCAACGAGCCAAACACACCTGCAACGCGTGCGCCGCATTTGCGCCAGCCTGCCCGGGAGCACCGAAAAACTCTCGCATGGCGAGCCGACGTTCTTCGTCGCCAAGAAAGTCTTTTGCATGTTTGCCGACGATCATCACCACGACGGCCACCTCGCCGTGTGGCTGCCGGCGCCCATCGGCATCCAGGAAATGGTGATTGCCGCCTCGCCGGAGAAATACTTCAAGCCACCCTATGTGGGCGTGCGCGGTTGGATCGGCGTCGAGCTGGCGCGGGTGAAAGATCGCGAGCTGGATTTTCTCATCCGCCAGGCCTGGCGGATGATCGCGCCGAAAAAATTGCAGGCGGCGCTGAGGTCGCCAGGAAGTGGACTTGATCAAAAGAAAACCGCGAAGGCGCAAAGCGCGCCAAGAAGGCGCAAAAATTGA
- a CDS encoding VOC family protein, with translation MEPETKPETNVQQAVPFFAVADMEKSLRFYLDGLGFKMATKWIDEGKLRWCRLELGAAALMLQEFRKDGHDSWTPEGKVGVGVSIYFICKDALAIYHDFISRGIKAKKPFVGNAMWVTQVTDPDGYNLFFESRTDAREEAAYSG, from the coding sequence ATGGAACCTGAAACGAAGCCCGAAACGAACGTCCAGCAGGCCGTGCCGTTTTTTGCGGTGGCCGATATGGAAAAATCTCTTCGCTTTTACCTCGACGGCCTCGGCTTCAAAATGGCGACCAAATGGATCGACGAGGGCAAGCTCCGCTGGTGCCGGCTCGAGCTTGGCGCCGCGGCGCTGATGCTGCAAGAGTTCCGCAAGGACGGGCATGATTCCTGGACGCCGGAAGGCAAGGTGGGAGTGGGGGTATCAATCTACTTCATCTGCAAAGACGCCCTGGCAATTTATCACGACTTCATCTCACGGGGAATCAAGGCGAAAAAGCCTTTCGTCGGCAACGCCATGTGGGTCACACAAGTGACGGACCCCGATGGCTATAATCTCTTCTTCGAGAGTCGCACGGACGCGCGCGAAGAAGCCGCGTACTCAGGTTGA
- a CDS encoding MoaD/ThiS family protein: MIRVIIPYHLRTLAQTGAEVQLEIAGPVTLRAVLDALEARYPMLRGTIRDHVTQQRRPFLRYFACEADWSLEPPDTLLPEAVATGSEPFIVLGSIAGG; encoded by the coding sequence ATGATCAGAGTCATCATTCCCTATCATCTCCGCACACTGGCGCAAACCGGCGCCGAGGTGCAGCTCGAGATCGCAGGCCCGGTCACGCTGCGCGCGGTGCTCGACGCACTCGAGGCGCGCTATCCCATGTTGCGGGGAACGATCCGCGACCACGTGACGCAGCAGCGCCGGCCGTTTTTGCGCTACTTCGCTTGTGAAGCAGACTGGTCCCTCGAACCGCCGGACACGCTGCTACCGGAGGCGGTGGCCACGGGAAGCGAACCGTTCATCGTGTTGGGTTCCATTGCCGGCGGCTAG
- a CDS encoding TIR domain-containing protein, whose protein sequence is MEGAALACVLFDCRNETNPFEGAAYWSQVLDQAATNTKLKKLLVAARIDVGGLPASKERIEAFAREHGFTQFIPTSASTGEGCDDLLAAIRQGIPWNEVPKVTTTDTLAALRDYVARLKGEKGGAEAKAGQQAAPARLFTIAELHEGFSSYFGKKLPLEEFIAHLQRLEATDAVDLLVFHTTGAAPQPESLALLDPTRVDAYSSALLVAAKDEPDGPGHLLESRVREGSFKLDKDERIADPESERHLLWYVLEELLSRDLALRETIKGEDYVVFPSQCTAELRFPGAAALGVAFAFSGPVRSIYATLIAQLAHYEGFKKREFFQDAAAYRPDAGGRCLVRLRDHGRGQGELELFFDGETPANVRQGFLEFVSKHLESKSTPGSVSKRHDYHCINAECRKPFADDLVKARLAARKKNLLCPYCEQKTPLINLLAEPTAAAESVAAKIGTDAKAGRQRMTAGLVIKAKEAEGKFDVFLSHNSKDKAAVEKIAKQLLKVGIRPWLDRWNLTPGDTISEALEQAIKTIPCAALCFGPADIGKWHILEIRAYVEKWASGTARMIPVILPKVEETPELPLFVRQTLWVDMRDWENEKSDGFYRLICGILGRAPGDSPMKRFGVREVAEWQGAS, encoded by the coding sequence ATGGAAGGCGCGGCTCTGGCCTGCGTGCTGTTTGATTGCCGCAACGAAACGAATCCCTTCGAGGGCGCGGCTTATTGGTCGCAGGTGCTCGACCAGGCGGCTACGAACACGAAGCTCAAGAAGCTGCTCGTGGCCGCGCGCATCGACGTGGGCGGTCTGCCGGCGAGCAAAGAGCGCATCGAAGCCTTTGCCCGCGAGCACGGCTTTACGCAGTTCATTCCCACCAGCGCCAGCACCGGCGAGGGCTGCGATGACTTGCTGGCGGCCATTCGCCAAGGCATTCCCTGGAACGAAGTGCCGAAGGTGACCACGACCGATACGCTGGCGGCCCTGCGTGATTATGTGGCGAGATTGAAGGGCGAGAAAGGCGGCGCGGAGGCGAAGGCCGGTCAACAGGCCGCGCCCGCCAGATTGTTTACCATCGCGGAGCTGCACGAGGGCTTTAGCTCGTACTTTGGCAAGAAGCTTCCTTTGGAGGAATTCATCGCGCACCTGCAACGTCTCGAAGCGACGGACGCGGTGGATTTGCTGGTTTTTCACACTACGGGCGCGGCGCCGCAACCGGAAAGCTTGGCGCTGCTCGACCCCACGCGAGTGGATGCGTATTCGAGCGCGCTGTTAGTGGCCGCGAAAGACGAACCCGACGGGCCTGGGCATCTGCTCGAATCGCGCGTGCGCGAGGGGAGCTTCAAGCTCGACAAAGACGAGCGCATTGCCGATCCCGAGTCCGAGCGGCATCTGCTGTGGTATGTGTTGGAGGAATTGTTATCACGCGATCTGGCGCTGCGCGAGACCATCAAGGGTGAAGATTACGTGGTGTTCCCCTCGCAATGCACGGCGGAGCTGAGGTTTCCGGGCGCGGCGGCTCTCGGCGTGGCGTTCGCGTTCAGCGGGCCGGTGCGAAGTATTTATGCGACGCTCATCGCGCAGCTCGCGCATTACGAGGGCTTCAAGAAGCGGGAGTTCTTTCAGGACGCTGCCGCCTACCGGCCAGATGCGGGCGGGCGCTGCCTCGTCCGTCTGCGCGACCACGGCCGCGGTCAAGGCGAACTGGAGTTGTTCTTCGATGGCGAAACACCGGCAAACGTCCGGCAGGGCTTCCTCGAATTCGTCAGCAAGCATTTGGAGTCGAAGAGCACGCCAGGCAGCGTGAGCAAGCGGCATGACTATCACTGCATCAATGCGGAGTGCCGCAAGCCCTTCGCCGACGATCTCGTGAAAGCGAGACTTGCAGCGCGAAAGAAAAATTTGCTTTGCCCTTATTGCGAGCAGAAGACCCCGCTCATCAATCTGCTGGCCGAGCCAACTGCCGCAGCGGAATCGGTGGCAGCAAAGATTGGCACGGATGCCAAAGCTGGCCGCCAGCGCATGACCGCCGGGTTGGTCATCAAGGCTAAGGAAGCAGAAGGAAAATTCGACGTGTTCCTGAGCCATAATTCGAAAGACAAAGCAGCGGTGGAGAAAATCGCGAAGCAATTGCTCAAGGTGGGAATTCGTCCGTGGCTGGATAGATGGAATCTTACTCCGGGCGATACGATTTCAGAGGCTTTGGAGCAGGCCATCAAAACCATTCCGTGCGCGGCGCTGTGTTTTGGGCCAGCGGATATTGGCAAATGGCACATTTTGGAGATCAGAGCTTACGTGGAGAAATGGGCGAGCGGGACAGCGCGAATGATTCCAGTGATTTTGCCCAAAGTCGAAGAGACGCCCGAACTGCCGCTTTTTGTTCGTCAAACCTTGTGGGTGGATATGCGCGATTGGGAAAATGAGAAAAGTGACGGCTTTTATCGCCTGATCTGCGGCATCTTGGGCAGGGCGCCGGGTGATTCGCCGATGAAGAGGTTCGGCGTTCGCGAGGTGGCGGAGTGGCAGGGCGCGAGTTGA
- a CDS encoding DUF4287 domain-containing protein, which translates to MSIVDKALETQLKNIQTKTGKTLSQLYALLKKSGLTKHGEMRDLLKQDLGMGHGDANTVVHLYMKSTQPAAPASSASPGAAIDAIYSGAKAHFRPIHDKLMAAISKFGEFEIAPKKAYVSLRRKKQFVMLGPATNTRFEVGLNMKGVKATARLLALPPGGMCQYKVNLTEAREVDQELLGWIKQAYESAG; encoded by the coding sequence ATGAGTATCGTCGACAAGGCTTTGGAAACCCAACTCAAGAACATTCAAACCAAAACCGGCAAGACGCTGAGCCAGCTCTACGCGCTCCTCAAAAAAAGCGGCCTGACGAAGCACGGCGAAATGCGCGATCTGCTCAAGCAAGATCTCGGCATGGGCCATGGCGATGCCAACACCGTCGTGCATTTGTACATGAAATCCACGCAGCCCGCCGCGCCAGCGAGCAGCGCTTCGCCTGGCGCAGCGATAGACGCCATCTATTCCGGCGCCAAGGCGCATTTTCGCCCCATTCATGACAAGCTGATGGCGGCGATCAGCAAATTCGGCGAGTTCGAAATCGCGCCAAAGAAGGCGTATGTCAGCCTGCGGCGCAAGAAGCAGTTCGTCATGCTCGGCCCGGCCACCAACACGCGCTTCGAAGTCGGCTTGAACATGAAGGGCGTCAAAGCTACGGCGCGCCTGCTGGCGCTGCCGCCGGGTGGTATGTGTCAATACAAAGTCAATCTCACCGAGGCCAGGGAAGTTGACCAGGAATTGCTTGGCTGGATCAAGCAGGCTTATGAGAGCGCTGGTTGA
- a CDS encoding isoprenylcysteine carboxylmethyltransferase family protein — protein MKRVLVFVYGVVCYAVFFATFLYAFGFIGNLFVAKSIDSGAQGPLREALLINAALLGLFAIQHSVMARQSFKRQLTKIIPAAAERSTYVLLSSLCLILLFAQWRPMGGVIWDVQDATGRALLFGLYGFGWLLVLATTFLINHFDLFGLRQVWLYLRGQEYKKLEFVTPGPYKHIRHPLYLGWLFAFWATPTMTAAHLVFALATTAYILIAIRLEERDLVDLHGEAYKNYREEVPMLLPVGRKKATLQEA, from the coding sequence ATGAAGCGAGTACTGGTTTTCGTGTATGGCGTGGTGTGCTATGCCGTTTTCTTCGCCACGTTTCTGTATGCCTTCGGGTTCATCGGCAATCTCTTTGTCGCGAAGTCGATTGATTCCGGCGCCCAGGGGCCGTTGCGCGAAGCCCTGCTCATCAACGCGGCACTGCTCGGCTTGTTCGCCATTCAGCACAGCGTGATGGCACGGCAAAGCTTCAAACGGCAGTTGACCAAGATCATCCCCGCGGCAGCCGAACGCAGCACCTATGTTCTGCTCTCCAGCCTGTGTTTGATCCTGCTGTTCGCGCAGTGGCGACCGATGGGCGGCGTGATTTGGGACGTGCAGGACGCCACCGGCCGCGCGCTTCTTTTCGGCCTTTATGGCTTCGGCTGGCTGTTGGTGCTGGCCACGACGTTTCTGATCAACCACTTCGACCTCTTCGGACTGCGGCAGGTTTGGCTCTATCTGCGGGGCCAGGAGTACAAGAAGCTCGAATTCGTCACTCCCGGGCCATACAAGCACATTCGCCATCCGCTTTATCTGGGCTGGCTCTTCGCCTTCTGGGCCACGCCGACCATGACGGCGGCGCATCTGGTGTTCGCCCTCGCCACCACGGCCTACATCCTGATCGCGATCCGTCTGGAAGAGCGGGATTTGGTGGACCTGCACGGCGAGGCCTACAAGAACTATCGCGAGGAAGTGCCCATGCTCCTTCCGGTGGGCAGGAAGAAAGCGACGCTGCAGGAAGCTTAG
- a CDS encoding exo-alpha-sialidase: MSRVRVLVGTKKGAFIISADGKRGKWEVSGPHFAGWEIYHMKGSPVDPNRIYTSQTSGWFGQIIQRSDDGGKTWYQPGTPAGAPTTTPDGMPMGESNKFVYDASAAPLTTHQWYDGTQHPWEFKRVWHLEPSLTDPDTVYAGVEDAAMFRTTDGGKTWHELAGLRGHGTGSQWMPGAGGMGLHTILLDAKNPGRIYGAISAAGVFRTDDEGKTWKPINRGLKSQYIPDPDAEIGHCVHRIAMHPSRPNVLFMQKHWDVMRSDDAGESWREVSGNLPTDFGFPIDVHAHEPETIYVVPIKSDSEHYPPEGKLRVYRSKTGGNEWEALTKGLPQQNCYVNVLRDAMAVDTLDKCGIYFGTTGGQVYCSPDGGDTWAPIVRDLPSVLSVEVQTLR; this comes from the coding sequence ATGAGCCGAGTACGCGTTTTGGTCGGCACCAAAAAGGGCGCGTTCATCATTTCCGCGGACGGCAAGCGGGGGAAATGGGAGGTGAGCGGGCCGCACTTTGCAGGTTGGGAAATCTATCACATGAAAGGCTCGCCGGTTGATCCCAACCGGATCTATACCTCTCAGACCAGCGGCTGGTTCGGGCAAATAATCCAACGCTCGGATGACGGCGGCAAAACCTGGTACCAGCCCGGCACGCCGGCGGGCGCACCGACCACCACGCCCGACGGCATGCCCATGGGCGAAAGCAACAAGTTTGTTTATGATGCCTCTGCGGCGCCACTGACTACGCATCAATGGTATGACGGCACGCAGCATCCGTGGGAGTTCAAGCGCGTGTGGCATCTCGAGCCGTCGCTCACCGATCCGGATACCGTCTATGCCGGTGTCGAAGACGCGGCAATGTTTCGCACGACCGACGGCGGCAAGACCTGGCATGAGCTAGCCGGACTGCGCGGCCACGGCACCGGGTCGCAATGGATGCCCGGCGCCGGCGGCATGGGCCTGCACACGATTCTGTTGGATGCAAAAAATCCCGGGCGCATCTATGGCGCCATTTCAGCGGCGGGCGTGTTCCGCACCGACGATGAGGGCAAGACCTGGAAACCGATCAATCGCGGTTTGAAATCTCAATACATTCCGGACCCCGATGCCGAGATTGGCCATTGTGTGCATCGCATTGCCATGCACCCCTCGCGGCCGAACGTGCTGTTCATGCAGAAGCATTGGGATGTGATGCGCAGCGATGATGCCGGCGAGTCGTGGCGCGAAGTCAGCGGGAACTTGCCGACGGATTTCGGTTTCCCGATCGACGTGCACGCGCACGAGCCGGAGACCATCTACGTCGTGCCGATCAAGAGCGACTCCGAGCATTATCCGCCCGAGGGCAAACTGCGCGTCTACCGCAGCAAAACCGGTGGCAACGAATGGGAAGCCTTAACCAAAGGCTTGCCGCAACAGAACTGCTACGTCAACGTGCTGCGCGATGCCATGGCCGTTGATACGCTCGACAAGTGCGGCATCTATTTCGGCACCACCGGCGGCCAAGTGTATTGCTCACCCGATGGCGGCGACACTTGGGCGCCCATCGTCCGCGATTTGCCCTCCGTGCTTTCCGTGGAAGTGCAAACCCTGCGGTAG